GGCAATTATGATTATGTCGCTTTTGGGAAAAGTTTTAGCGATGATTTTTCAAATTATGGATCACTCACGCTCATCCGAATGGCCATTGATAAAATTCCCAACACGCTCAGGCTCAGAGGTCCTGATGGAAGTATTGACTATTCTAAAATTGAAGAATTCAGCGTAGCTGATTACGCAATGTTGCTTTCCTTTGGCAAAAAAATTGGCGATGGTAAATGGGCTTTTGGAGTTAATGGAAAAGTCATTCACCGCAACTTTGGTGCATTTGCAAATTCCTGGGGTTTTGGTTTTGATGCAGGTATTCGTTATCATTCAAAAAATTTTGCCTTTGCAATCATGGGTCGAGATATTACTACCACTTTCAACGCCTACAAATTTAATTTTTCGACTGAAGAAAAAGCCATATTGCAACAAACCAATAATAGCATTCCTATTAGTTCTGTGGAATACAATTTGCCAAAGGTCATCATCGCTTTATCTTATAAAGTTACTGTCACCTCAAAATTTTCTCTGCTTTCTGCTTTGGATTTGGAGTGTTCATCTAATGGCACAGAATCAGCGATTTTAGCTACAAATAAATTTGCTGTGGATCCTAAAGTAGGTGTTGAGTTAGATTATGCGAATAGGGTGTTTGTACGGTTCGGATTTGGGAATTTTCAAAATGTGGTGAAAGACATTACAACCGATCAACGCGAATTGTCATTTAACCCTTCGGCAGGACTTGGTATCCAATTTGGGAAAATAACGATTGATTATGCAATGACAAATATTGCGAATAGTGGGGTGGGTTTATACTCCCACTTTCTTTCATTAAACCTCGATTTTTAAGAAATAGTTAAACGCTACTTCCACTCTGAAGATTTGAATTCTCTGAATTCACCATTCATGTGAATTTGTTTAATCCAGTTTGCGCGTAAACGGCTATGCTCGATCATGAATTCTAATTGAATAATGAGATATTCCAGTCTTTCGTCTTCAGTTGCCAATGCAAAAAATGAATATTCTTGATGAATATTAAAACCTACAAAATGTCCAATATCATAAGATTTGTAGTCAAGCCATTTTACAGATCTGTAAGGCTGAACTTTGTTGATTGAACAAAGCTCATCAAATAATATTTTAGTCTTAAGATATAATTCTTCAGTGCCTTTCTCTGATTCGTCAAATGTCGTAATTTCTGCTCCTGAATACAATTTGTTATTGTAATGATCGATAAAGTGAATCTTTCGAAATTTTTCCAAACTTTGTAAGCGAACATCCATTCTCCCATCCTCGTATAATTTACTAATCTCTATGAGCTTTACCAGGCAACCATCCTCCATTAGTCTATTGTCATAGATTGTGAGGATTCCAAATATAATTCCTGTTTCTTTGCAATCCTGAATGAGTTGTTTATACCTGGGTTCAAAAATGTGCAACCTCAATTCTTCATTTGGAAAAACAACTATGGGCAATGGAAAAACAGGTATCGTTATTATATCAGCCATTCCTTTCACAGATTTGACAAATTCTTACAATGACTTCTGAGGCTTTTTGCATATCTTGTACAGAGACCCATTCTTTTTTAGAATGGATCCCTTGTTCGCCGGCAAATAAGTTGGGACAAGGCAATCCCATAAAACTCAATCTGCTTCCATCTGTGCCTCCGCGAATAGATCCTTTTAACAATTCAAGACCTGCTCCTTGTATGGCTTCTTCTGCATATTCGACCGACTTTGGATATTGAGACAATATCTCTTTCATATTGCGGTATTGTTCAGTTACCAAAAATTCGTATTGACTATTGGGATATTTTTTAATGATCCGACTTACGACAGCTCTTAGATAATTTTCATATTCCTGTAGTTTATGTGTTTCAAAATCCCTAATGATAAAATGGATACTGGCATGTTCCAACTCAGATTCCACCTTTACGGGATGAATAAAACCTTCTTTGCCGGTCGTACGTTCAGGAATTAAATGTTCCTGTGGCAATGCAGAAATAATATCAGCTGCAATTTTAATTGCATTTTCCATTTTATTTTTAGCATAACCGGGATGTGTACTGACACCGGTAATTTTAATGTGAACCGCATCTGCAGAAAAAGTTTCGTCTTCAAGACTTCCTTTCTCTCCACCATCCAAGGTATATCCAAAATCGGCTCCGAGTTTTACCATATCTACGTAGTTGACTCCTCTGCCAATTTCTTCATCTGGAGTAAATAATAGAACTATTTTTCCACGCTTGATTTCAGGGTGATGATGTAAAAATAGAGCAGCTTCCATGATAGAGGCCACACCTGCCTTGTCATCGGCGCCTAATAATGTCAATCCACTGGCAGTTATAATATCTTCACCGGATTTGGTAAGTAATTCCGGAAATTCTTTTGGACTAATACAAATACCGGGATCATCAGGGAGAGAGAGATCCTGTAATTGATAAGATTTATGTAAAATTGGTCTTACATCGGTACCACTGCAATCTGGTGCTGTATCAACATGTGCACAAAAACAGATGGCTGGTAATTTTTTTTCAGAAGTTGCTGGAAGGCTTGCATATACATAACCGAAAGAATCCAGTTCTACATCTTGAATACCGGCTTGTTTCAATTCTTCTACCAGCAATCTCGAAAGATCCAGCTGCTTTGCAGTAGAGGGGACGCTGTCTGAAAATGGATTCGCCTGGGTATCCATTTTGGCATAACGCATAAAGCGTTCTGCAATCAAGGGAAATGAATTTATGTAATTATCCATTTGTTAAATCTTTGTACAGAATAGTCATTATTGAATTCTGAGTGTTTGTATATAGGTCACAAAGTTATAAATTTTGGCTTATGGCATTCAATATACCTTATTCAGAAAAAAAGAGAGTTGTCATCATTGGAGCCGGATTTGGAGGATTTATACTCGCCCAGCAGCTTCGTTGCAAATATTTTCAAATTGTTCTCATAGATAAGAATAATTACCACCAGTTTCAACCCTTGTTTTATCAGGTTGCTATGTCTGGATTAGAGCCAAGTTCCATTTGTTTTCCAATCCGCAAAAACTTTAGAAATGATGAAAATATTTTTATCAGAATTGCGGAAGTGACGAATATCAATCCAACAGATAAAAAGTTAATTTCAAACATAGGTGAATTGGACTATGACTTTTT
The genomic region above belongs to Saprospiraceae bacterium and contains:
- a CDS encoding LON peptidase substrate-binding domain-containing protein codes for the protein MADIITIPVFPLPIVVFPNEELRLHIFEPRYKQLIQDCKETGIIFGILTIYDNRLMEDGCLVKLIEISKLYEDGRMDVRLQSLEKFRKIHFIDHYNNKLYSGAEITTFDESEKGTEELYLKTKILFDELCSINKVQPYRSVKWLDYKSYDIGHFVGFNIHQEYSFFALATEDERLEYLIIQLEFMIEHSRLRANWIKQIHMNGEFREFKSSEWK
- the pepT gene encoding peptidase T; translation: MDNYINSFPLIAERFMRYAKMDTQANPFSDSVPSTAKQLDLSRLLVEELKQAGIQDVELDSFGYVYASLPATSEKKLPAICFCAHVDTAPDCSGTDVRPILHKSYQLQDLSLPDDPGICISPKEFPELLTKSGEDIITASGLTLLGADDKAGVASIMEAALFLHHHPEIKRGKIVLLFTPDEEIGRGVNYVDMVKLGADFGYTLDGGEKGSLEDETFSADAVHIKITGVSTHPGYAKNKMENAIKIAADIISALPQEHLIPERTTGKEGFIHPVKVESELEHASIHFIIRDFETHKLQEYENYLRAVVSRIIKKYPNSQYEFLVTEQYRNMKEILSQYPKSVEYAEEAIQGAGLELLKGSIRGGTDGSRLSFMGLPCPNLFAGEQGIHSKKEWVSVQDMQKASEVIVRICQICERNG